Proteins encoded together in one Capra hircus breed San Clemente unplaced genomic scaffold, ASM170441v1, whole genome shotgun sequence window:
- the LOC102170304 gene encoding PWWP domain-containing protein MUM1L1-like produces MKTLKQSMIESISTSLAAQPEPSAPEEEEMAYICAITMAWDLLNKNGNFTPARVTGDPESKTQSPRRLQKQHRRRCQEPSRGLRRSVRKRKSSKSPVVPSEREDGPYGDKPQVCTPIALIPSEMQTESSQSSGVHPNFPSLSEDDHEKEGKEKGDASKVMSLPCTVEEVGVDVRGGCVLPSFTPGFILTVTKALEEGAHSTCPKSLAVSPERATSSVNVDPGEGTCNSGSEGAAASSSAPNLSLCNSFHLANSKRKLQAPGCEEEQQESQPSARSKAIKPTNAIKEGGGKEAGQLTSMAFPEELCPIERGMLVWFKFQNHPFWPAVVTSVSPTEQTARVLLIEANMHCEKSGIQVPLRRLKHLDYNGKEKLMKRASKVYGESVNWCFSLISSYREGLVRGSFVGSFLDYYAADLSYPMRKAIQEGDLQMDFPKVNYSDLEDSEEETPVAAKRHCKRILPDRMRAARDRANQKLVDFIVKRKGADPHLLDIVKGRKESKWLESFLNSERYVICVETYLEDEDQLDVVVRHLREIYKHIDKRALALTRDDPVSFLLEVLLPEAIICSIATVDGLDYKEAEAKYRQGPPVYYREKELFDKKILKKIRKRSAERNKAKLYPCAQQGIGQTSQSHH; encoded by the coding sequence atgaagacCCTAAAGCAGTCCATGATTGAATCCATCTCCACCTCACTAGCGGCCCAGCCGGAGCCCAGTGCCCcagaagaagaggaaatggcctACATATGTGCTATTACAATGGCCTGGGACCTTCTGAATAAGAATGGAAATTTCACTCCAGCAAGAGTCACGGGTGATCCAGAGTCCAAGACGCAGTCTCCAAGGAGACTGCAAAAGCAACATCGTAGAAGGTGTCAGGAGCCCAGTCGGGGCCTACGGAGGAGTGTGAGGAAAAGGAAAAGCTCCAAATCACCCGTGGTACCTTCAGAGAGGGAGGATGGCCCATATGGAGACAAGCCACAGGTGTGCACACCCATCGCCCTGATCCCAAGCGAAATGCAAACAGAGTCATCTCAGAGCTCCGGGGTGCACCCAAACTTCCCGTCCCTTTCAGAAGATGACCATGAGAAAGAGGGCAAGGAAAAGGGGGACGCCTCAAAAGTTATGTCCTTGCCCTGTACAGTGGAGGAGGTGGGTGTAGATGTTAGAGGTGGATGTGTGCTTCCATCATTTACACCGGGTTTCATCCTCACTGTGACCAAGGCTCTGGAAGAGGGGGCACACAGCACCTGCCCAAAGTCCCTGGCTGTGTCCCCTGAACGTGCTACCTCCTCGGTGAATGTTGACCCTGGAGAGGGCACGTGCAACTCAGGCTCGGAGGGTGCAGCAGCATCCTCCAGTGCCCCTAACCTGAGCCTGTGTAATTCATTCCACCTAGCAAACAGTAAAAGGAAGCTGCAGGCCCCAGGGTGTGAGGAAGAGCAGCAAGAATCTCAGCCCTCAGCTCGCTCAAAGGCTATTAAGCCCACCAATGCCATCAAGGAGGGCGGGGGCAAGGAAGCAGGACAGCTGACAAGCATGGCGTTCCCAGAGGAGCTGTGTCCCATTGAGAGAGGAATGCTGGTCTGGTTTAAGTTTCAGAATCACCCATTTTGGCCAGCCGTGGTCACGAGTGTCAGCCCAACCGAGCAGACCGCAAGGGTGCTTTTGATTGAGGCCAACATGCACTGTGAGAAGAGCGGCATTCAAGTTCCTCTTCGAAGGTTGAAGCATCTGGATTATAACGGCAAAGAAAAGCTAATGAAGAGAGCCAGCAAAGTATACGGGGAAAGTGTGAACTGGTGTTTCTCACTGATTTCCAGCTACAGAGAAGGGCTTGTTCGCGGGTCTTTTGTGGGCTCTTTCCTGGACTACTATGCTGCTGACCTCAGTTACCCCATGAGGAAAGCCATCCAAGAAGGTGATCTGCAGATGGATTTCCCCAAGGTGAATTATTCCGACCTGGAAGATTCTGAGGAGGAGACCCCTGTGGCTGCAAAGAGGCACTGCAAGAGAATCCTCCCTGACCGGATGAGGGCTGCTCGCGACCGAGCCAACCAGAAGCTGGTGGACTTCATCGTGAAAAGAAAGGGGGCCGACCCACATCTTCTGGACATCGTCAAAGGCAGGAAAGAATCCAAGTGGCTTGAATCATTTCTGAATTCAGAGAGGTACGTGATCTGCGTTGAAACATACCTGGAGGATGAAGATCAGCTAGATGTAGTGGTAAGACATTTACGAGAAATCTACAAACACATAGACAAGAGAGCGCTGGCTCTGACCAGAGATGACCCAGTGAGCTTCCTTCTGGAAGTCCTTCTGCCAGAAGCAATCATTTGTTCAATTGCTACAGTGGATGGATTGGACTACAAGGAGGCAGAAGCAAAGTACCGGCAAGGGCCACCTGTGTATTACCGGGAAAAAGAACTATTTGATaagaaaatcttgaagaaaataagaaagagatcAGCCGAGAGGAACAAGGCTAAACTCTACCCCTGTGCCCAACAGGGCATCGGGCAGACTTCTCAGTCACACCATTAG